Within Portunus trituberculatus isolate SZX2019 chromosome 3, ASM1759143v1, whole genome shotgun sequence, the genomic segment GGTGCACAGACctgtgggcggcggcggcgcagGGCtcggccgccgccgccaccagcaccaccaccatcaccattactgcttCGCGCCAACTCTGCGGGACAcgcgtgcagagagagagagagagagatggataagtTTATGGGATCATGCAACACAAGGctcaaaggaggaagaggaagaggagcagaggaTTTTCACCATTGAACTGAtgcagggaaaggaaagagaaaagaaacagaaaaagaggaaatgagaataaacaatgagaagggaagatgagCAGAGAGGAAAACTAAAACCTTTACAGATCATTggttactttcctcctcctcctcctcctcctcctcctcctcctcctcctcctcctcctcctcctcctcctcctcctccctggcctGCAGCACGTGGTCCGTTCCATTTGGCGTGGTAACCCTTGTCCGGGGGTGGCGTGGCGGGCTAACTGTTGTCGTGCCGCGGGTTGATTGGGGTGACTGGACCTTTAAACCCTTAACACCccttgaggatgatgatgactacaCCTCCTCCATTAGTTAGgtgggtttgttgttgttgttgttgtgtagtatgtttttttttttttacttgtttattactttttgcaatgttgttttccttttcgaattaagaaagaaaggaaagagaagagaagagaagaagaaaatgaggaggaagaagaagaagaaacagaaaaggaactaaaaaagaaaagaaaagaaatatcctCATGCAAATTaattcttaacacacacacacacacacacacacacacacacacacacacacacacacacacacacacactcaccttcatGACCAATCCAACGCTGTCCAAAACCAACAAATAGAAGTTTTCGAACCTAAGAGGTGGATTAGTGTAAAGACTCCCTCCACACTTCCACTCTCCGTTTTCTATAAAGTGATTCACGAGGAGgactcacacaaacactaatCCTCTAAATCCACCTTTTTAGAGCGTCAGAATCCATACACAGCCTTAAATCCTCTTTAGAATCCCACTTAAGGCAATCCTCAGGTAATCCTATTCACGTCAGGATGGATAAATGACATCTAATCCTTTTCTGTAACCAAGAAATGTAGGATATTTAGGATTTCCGCTTCTCAATCCCCACAAAAGGAGAATCGGATCCTTTATAAGTGGGATTTCCGGGGATTACAGGATTCTGTGGGTTTTTGAGTGGGTTAGTGATCagttctcactctctttctctctctctctctcggtctctcaGGTGTGGGGagagcagaagaagaggagcagggagCGTCCTCTCTCACTGACCTatggaaagagaatgaggactCTCCTAGATGCTTCTGACCTAGTGtcccccccccccactctctctctctctctctctctctctctctctctctctctctctctctctctcatcctttatttgtgttgttatgccagttttatttctctttctcacttttttttcattcttctcatttcaTAACAAACATAAAAATGGTTTTGTGTTAGTGTGATgtaagttatctctctctctctctctctctctctctctctctctctctctctctctctctctctttgtgttatggtcaagggcaacaaaacaaataaaaaaaaggtccacttgattgccagttcccttacagattAATACAGTTAGccaaaagcctgggacaaatgtcttaaaacctccctcttaccaGTGAAGTCCTACAAGAGTCCTACAGGCATCCTACCAACATCCTACTAACATTCTAATATATCCTACCAGCATTCTATCCAATATCTTACGATACTACAAAAATGTTAATAAATCCTATGAAATCCTTCAAAAAATGCTTACTCCttcaaaaatctttaaaaaaaattcttactaATCCTTCAAAAATCCTACAAGATGCTTATTAATCCTTCACCAAAAATCCTTTCAGATCCTATCAAATCCATCCAAATCCTATTAAGAACGTTCAAAATTCCATAAAATCCTAACAAATCCTTCAAAGATCACGAGAAATTTTATCAAATCCTTCAAAATTCTTGCTTGATCTTGTTAACTCCTAAAATTCTATGAAATCAAATCACATCCTTCTAAAATCCTATCAAATTCTTCAAAAATCCTAAAATAATTTAAATAAATCTCTCAAAAATCTGATAAAAtcctaaacaaataaaaaaaaataccttaaaacatCGTTTAGAATACCACAAACACCCCACAGAATCCTACACTGTGATTCAAACCCCACCAATATCCTACAAACACATCCTTCTAGCATCCTACACTGCCTCGTATCCTACCGCAGCACACCTGAGCCGCGGTATTAGGGCCAGGTGACCACTAGGACCCCTCACGGCTAACTCGCCCGTAAGGTTCCCGCGGTGACTCTTAAGGCGCCGAGGTCCCGTTCAGACTGACCCACTgctgcaggaggtggtggtggtggtggtggtggtggcggcggcgatgTGGGGTTGCCAGGCGTATGATAagttgggtgtttttgtgtttttttttttctttgttgtttttggtggtggtggtgctggtggtgcagtttttcttgttttttccttcatttcatctacttctttctcctcctattcctcctcctcctcctcctcctcctcctcctcctcctcctcctcctcctcctcctcctcctcctcctccacgttcttctcctctttcttctcttcgtttttcttcttgtcctcctccttcttttcctcctcctcctcctcctcttcctcctcctcctcctcctcctcctcctcctcctcctcctcctcctcctcctcctcttcttctcctcctcctccttcttcttttcctcctcctcctcctcctcctcctcctcctcctcctcctcctcctcctcctcctcctcctcctcctcctcttcctcctctttcttctctttgttcttcttcttgtcctccttctccttcttcttttcctcctcctcctcctcctcctcctcctcctcctcctcttcctcttcctccctctttcttctctttgttcttcttcttgttccttctccttcttcttttcctcctcctcctcctcctcctcctcctcctcctcctcctcctcctcctcctcctcctcctcctcctcctcctcctcctcttcttcttcctcctcctttatgatATCctgaggcgtgtgtgtgtatgtgtgtgtgtgtgtgtgtgtgtgtgtgtgtgtgtgtgtgtgtgtgtgtgtgtgtgtgtgtgtcattcattcatttcttcctccatcccttcatcatatcagctttttttttttattagatttacatttacatatccgtttttcatccttttattcatccacttccctcatcctctttctggCTGAAGACAATTGTTatccacacacacgcaaatcCCTATACATTTGATATCCACTTGAAGAAAACTCACAATCCACATGCTATCcaataaaataaaggatatCCATTTTCTAATCCACCATATTATACTCaatcctctttttatccatttagAAACCATAGAAAACATCAAATAAATTACTAATCCTCCTTAGAAACCACGGTATCCACTTCTTATCCATCATCATCCATATCTTATCCATttatccacttttccaccatagAAACTACCCTATTGAATAACCCTTACCTTATCCACCATTAGAGAACCTACCCCATTAAGatcaccattaaaaacaccccTTATTTTTACtcaccattaaaaaaaacatactttaTGCCACTTTCACCCATATCTTATCCATTTATCCACCATAGAAACTACCTTAAACATCCCGTACCTTATCCACCATTAGAGAACTTATCCCATTAAAAACACCCCTTATTTCTTACCCACCATTAAAAAACATACTTCATTCCAACACTTGTCCAAATTAAACCCACATATTGAAAAGGTAGAATCAAGAGAACGTCCAGTCTTTTTCCAAGGTCACGAAAGGTCACGTAAGGTCAAGGCAGGTCAAGGCAGGTCACAGGTGTCGGGTACGCGTGGGCAGGTGACAGGTCGACCCTCCAGCACCTGCAGCGTGGCCTGGTCCATGAGCTGACCTGACCTCGGAGCCCCAAGCAGGTGTGCCAACAGTGAcctagaatgaggaggaggaggaggaggaggagaaggaggaggaggaaataaaaatataaataaataaataggtaaaaaattGTTGGATTAATTACTTCAATGGGAtctaaataatgataacaataagaagaaaagaagaagaagaagaaatgtaagAGGAAAGGCAAACTATTagaaattagaggaggaggaggaggaggaggaggaggaggaggagggagaagaagcaaagaaaaagaaaaagaaaaaatgaagcagaAATAGATAACGACCATAGTAatatcagtaatagtagtagtagtagtagtagtagtagcagtagggtCAAACAAACAACACTCACACCACGATGGGGACGAGGGGTGGTCGTGCTGAGTCGTGGCGAGCAGCAAAGGTCGTCATCCAACAGGACACACATGCGGGGTCGTCGTGGCGTTGTCGTTCCACCCACAGACCATTGAGAGCCCCCGCTAGGTCGTCCAATTCCTCTGTGAACCTTAACGAGCCTTTCAAGTCGTACTCTGGCGTATCCACGAGGCCCCTTGGGAGATCTGATTCGTCAAGCTGGTCGTCTCTTCGTAGTCGTCTCATTGCGGTCGTTTTTGCAAGAATAACTTTAAATCCTAAATAAGCCAACAATGCGGCGGCTCCAATGCTTGCTAACACCAGGTACGGGTCCAGATATAACCCGTACCCATGTCCACCGTACCCGTAGGACCCCCCGCCGTACCCAGCGTGTCCCCCGTAGGCCCCATACCCGTCAGGACTCCCATACTCCCCATAGGAAACGCCCCCTAGTGGGTATCCTCCATATGCTCGAGGTCCTTCAGTTATATTCCGGGCTAGTAGGATATCAAGTCCTTCAGCGACTAGAGGGATCCTTAGCTTCAGGTCATCCCGGAAATCCTGCAGGTCCTTCGCTGTGACATCCTTCCGTGTGACCCAAAGGACGTGGTCAATGAAATGGTGCAGTGCTGTTCTCGCCACCCGTGTCACAGCATCGCCTACTGCAGGAGTGACCCCCGCGGCCCTCCCAGCCTCCACCACGGGGCTAAGTAGCGGTCCTATGCCACCCTGCAGGAATCCTAGAAGGTCAGGGTTGAGTTTCTCCCCGAAGGACTTGAGCAGATTTACCTGGTCACCCGCCTGAAGGAGAGAGCGAAGGAGGTTTAGCGGGAGTTGTGTCTCGGAGTCCTGTGCTTCATACTCCTGCTGCAGAAGGCTCAGATATCCTTGAGCCACGTCCCTGAAATACCCCCAGGAGTTCAGACCGAAGCCATCGAGGACCCCCAGCATAGAGGGTCTTTGGCCACCTACTAGGGACGCCTCAGGACTCCCAGGGCCTTGTGTGAGTTTTGTTCCTTCAGGAGCACCCAGGTCATCGCTCCCGCCTTGTAAGTTCCGAAGGATGGTTTGTAGGGCTGGTCTGACCTCCTTCAGGATATCCACGCCTGTATCTGGATCTGGGGGTATCCTTGGGGTTCCTGTGATGCTTGTGGGTGGTGTGGCCTCGGCTATGTCCAcgccctcgtcctcctccaggtGTAAGGCTATCAGACTCTCCAACACGCTGCCCCGTGGGTGTGCTGGGTAGTGGTGCTGGTTCAAGGTGCCCCTGGATTCGCGTAAGTCATGGGGCGGCGGCACGACCTCTGTGTTTTTAGGTGTGTCGCCCAGGGCCCCCCCCAcagccaccacccccaccacccctgccaccgccatcaccgctGCTAATGACGCTGCCACTCCCTGCTGACACATCTGTTGGGGTACATGGTGTTAATATGgtgactactacttctactactactactactactactactactactactactactactactactaccaccaccaccaccaccaccaccaccaccactactactactactactactactactactactactactactactgttactggtgccgttcttactaattcatctttttcattcacacaacaacaacaacaacagcaaatcaAGAGCAAGCTactacatttcctcctcctcctcctcctcctcctcctcctcctcctcctcctccctcctcctcctcctcctcctcctcctcctctgctaccaccaccacattcccaCGCACCACACCTTCCCATTACACCCTTGAATTAACCCTCCAACAGGTCCAATAACGCGGCTATGACTGGATAGAGACAGTGAGAGTgcaaggaaggaacagaggggGACCTGCAGTCTCACCTTGGGATACATTGGAGGGAAAACACTGAGTCACGTTATGGCATACTTCTCTATATGTtccgttacctctctctctctctctctctctctctctctctctctctctctctctctctctcatcttttatttgtgttgttatctcagttttcatcctctttctcacttttttttcatattttctcattttataaacagatagatggtttttgttgctgtgatgtaagttaagtctctctctctctctctctctctctctctctctctctctctctctcattagcttGCCTGAGACACCTAACTTTACCTGAGTCACTTAATCGCAGCCACTGACTTAAACGACCCATATTCCCACACGCAGTTACGGTACACCCTTCTTGTGGCTGTGAAGTTACGTATAGTTATTCAGTACTTTGTCTCTCTTAGTTAAAAATTGTGATATTGTGGGTGTCATTTCTCagagttttcattattcttattattattattttttgttgtttgttgtgtctCTTAGTAAATAATTAGATTTTtcggatagttttttttttcttagagatTTCAATAAATGGTTCTTGTGGGTGTCATTTCTAAgagctttcattattattattattttttttttttatgttggtgtttgtggttCTGTTGTTTGTTGTCTTAGTAAATAATAagatttcctgtttttttttttttttccttagagaTTTCAATAAATGGTTCTTGTGGGTGTCATTTCTaaaatctttcattatttttctttttttatgttagtttttgtgattctgttgtttgttgtgtctTAGTAAATAATgagattttctgttttctttttccttagagATTTCAATAAATGGTTCTTGTGGGTGTCATTTATAAaagctttcattatttttctttttttaatttagtttttgtgattctgttgtttgttgtgtctTAGTAAATAATTAGATTTTCTGGGTAGTTTGTTCTTGGttctgttgtttgttgtgtctCTTAGTAAATAATTAGATATCCTGGGtagctttttttccttcttagagCTTTTAGgaaattttttgttttatctaatttccgttttcttatttttttcatatatttgtttgtaATGTTTGGAGTTTTTGGGCAGTTTTCTCCTTACAGCTtttaggaaattttttttttttttttttttttcattttcttttttttttttttttttttgtggtgtgtttgtggtgttgtattttgtgttttttcccttAAAGGTTTTaggaaattacttttttttatttactcttgtttttcattttttttcatcatatttttactttcttcatcttttttatcatatttatttattttctttgtctttttgtgtgtttgtggtgtgacaTTTTAAGGGAAGGCGTCTTGTAGctgtaggggtggtggtggtggtggtggtggtggtggtggtggtggtggtgtgctctGTAGGCTTATGTTAATTTGTATAGGCCTGTGTTTCTGTGGCGTCTGGTGTGTTCTGGTGGTGtctagtttttttgttttttctttcttttttttattttttaatgtgttataatgcattgattttttttcttcattaatatatttttcttctatttattttatttatttattttcttaagggCATGAAATAGTTTTATGAAAAgattagtaatgataaaaatgatagtgTTAGTTGTTTGTCAGTACGACCATTTACACCTATAATgtttactacgactactactactactactactactactactactactactactactactactactactactactactactactactacagaaaaaaaaattgatttcatagttacttttattttatttaacatATTTAGTACAAcataatccttccttccttccttccttccttccttccttccttccttccttccttccttccttccttactcatcTTCTCCACTAAACATTCTCTACTTCTCAATAATAATgttctttcctaccttccttctctccctccctccctccctccctccctcctctccttccatccttaccttccctcccccctctgcCCTCCTCCAGACAGGTGCGCAGCTAACAGTACTAGTTCAGGTAACATTATAGTACAGTTATAactctctccccacccccacctctctctctctctctctctctctctctctctctctctctctctctctctcttgggatttttattattgttgttttctttttttctctttttttttttgtaatgttatgAAGATTCACAGATGTAGAAAATGCTAGCGggacaacagaaaacgggatatGGAGGATGAGGGGGGGGGGAATGTTAGTGTGTCATGGTACacttgtgtatttttgttattggtggtgatggtgttgttgttgttggtggtggtggtggtggtgatggtggtagtggtggcggtgttgttgttgttgttgttgacaaaaatacaaacaaattaaaaaataaaaccataaacattctttttttctcatttcaacaacaaaaaaattacctaaacattttaaaacatacaaaaaaaaaaactaaacaagcaagagagagagagagagagagagagagagaaatgaagagtaatgacaacaacaacacagcgtaacaccaccaccaccaccaccaccacctatcaaCGTACCAATTACACATCAATCACCACGCACGCCTCCCCAACAGCCGCGCATCACCTGGACCCACAATGCAATGCTCCCCCAGCGGTACTAAGTGACggccagatgtgtgtgtgtgtgtgtgtgtgtgtgtgtgtgtgtgtgtgtgtgtgtgtgtgtgtgtgtgtgtggcggaagTGGTCGACCGTAaagcactgaaagagagagagagagagagagagagagagagagagagagagagagagagagagactatattcGTAACACATGAGAAAATacgtagaaataaagaaaaagtacacacacacacacacacacacacacacacacacagataaatgagagacttcaagcacacagacagacagacagacagacagacaggtgcagGAAGACAGGTGGACATGAGTAGCCATTAagtgacaaacaaacacacaaacaaacaaacaagtaaacaaaagtaattgCTCGTTTGTTTGACTTACTTCTCaatgttgttatttgttgttgttatttgttgtgtttgttgttgttgttgttcttattcttggtcttgttcttgttcttcttacctCATATTTCCTCACTCTTCTTTAACACCAAATCGAATAAGAAGTTTAATTAATCCTAGTTGAACatttacaaaaagaaaacacaaaaaataaaacaacaaaacaaattacttttctcttttctctttttttaacccatcaacaaaaaaatctattaaAATTTCCTTTAACACCAAgacaaagtaaataaatcaataaaacaatataaacacaaaCCTCTTGAGACTAGAAGCTGATGGGAACTTAAGGCTTACCAATTGATCTCCAGGGGTAAATGCCCGGGAGACACCTCGAAGTCCTTATGAGAGTCTGAGGTTGATGGTTTTAACGCACGGCAAGCGATCTCCCGGAGGTAAGTGCCTGGGAAATATCTCGAAGTCCTTATGAGAGTCTGAGTTTGATGGTTTTAACGCACGGCAAGCGATCTCCCGGGGGTAAGTGCCCAGGAGGTTTTTCGAAGTCGTTATGGCAGAGttgagggtgtgtgtggcaggttcCTGGTTGTCTTTGCTAACACGAGAGAGGAACTGAAGGTGCTGGGAGCTCTGACATGCCTCCGTCTATGTTtgctttccacctcctcctcctcctcctcctcctcctcctcctcctcc encodes:
- the LOC123509456 gene encoding uncharacterized protein LOC123509456, which encodes MAVAGVVGVVAVGGALGDTPKNTEVVPPPHDLRESRGTLNQHHYPAHPRGSVLESLIALHLEEDEGVDIAEATPPTSITGTPRIPPDPDTGVDILKEVRPALQTILRNLQGGSDDLGAPEGTKLTQGPGSPEASLVGGQRPSMLGVLDGFGLNSWGYFRDVAQGYLSLLQQEYEAQDSETQLPLNLLRSLLQAGDQVNLLKSFGEKLNPDLLGFLQGGIGPLLSPVVEAGRAAGVTPAVGDAVTRVARTALHHFIDHVLWVTRKDVTAKDLQDFRDDLKLRIPLVAEGLDILLARNITEGPRAYGGYPLGGVSYGEYGSPDGYGAYGGHAGYGGGSYGYGGHGYGLYLDPYLVLASIGAAALLAYLGFKVILAKTTAMRRLRRDDQLDESDLPRGLVDTPEYDLKGSLRFTEELDDLAGALNGLWVERQRHDDPACVSCWMTTFAARHDSARPPLVPIVVSLLAHLLGAPRSGQLMDQATLQVLEGRPVTCPRVPDTCDLP